A single region of the Silene latifolia isolate original U9 population chromosome 8, ASM4854445v1, whole genome shotgun sequence genome encodes:
- the LOC141594031 gene encoding precursor of CEP14-like, which translates to MFFILFLILSISIHANCTSISHARKLLLINESKATNKQIRASLILATLPKGKTVNSSSPSKGHASTTTTATTLPDKELFMRHLAAIDRVLWSVPSPGVGH; encoded by the coding sequence atgttCTTCATATTATTCTTAATATTATCAATCTCAATCCATGCAAATTGTACGTCAATCTCCCATGCAAGAAAACTTTTGTTGATCAACGAAAGTAAAGCTACTAATAAACAAATTAGGGCATCATTAATCTTAGCTACACTCCCTAAGGGTAAAACCGTCAATTCATCTTCTCCGAGTAAAGGTCATGCATCAACCACCACTACCGCGACTACTCTTCCCGACAAGGAGCTCTTCATGCGTCACCTTGCTGCCATTGACCGGGTACTATGGTCTGTTCCTAGCCCTGGTGTTGGCCATTGA